A region of Toxotes jaculatrix isolate fToxJac2 chromosome 23, fToxJac2.pri, whole genome shotgun sequence DNA encodes the following proteins:
- the znf16l gene encoding zinc finger protein 16-like produces the protein MSRKRNYSFAETSVSPELHGAFMEPPGSVSRADGDFLELEPDEELLCSVSDITEHLGRNITVVLETALSEIRKMVSIRIRVLKMELREKTEEIEVLKARLDTVQRDGRDSFPGVTTTEPSTEAGYKKPDFSSGTKHNNADPRRAKAVMPGVKKENIDAICDYLMKDKNSRGCAEMDEDQSSQASSEREARQEQDPHSLNLWPDSGMAGSGSGHGDSESTTDDIFSMLPSGSKRMYDYEWIAPIEYSSDLKVMKEPECENTLTGETDNDDEDELSRREVGGLDQAHVALSHVQPPDFSMEPQSSSGEGGSPLEGNTDRPEAGQQFPSHTYICSLCGTFCPDSVFLEEHIKLIHSDSAGAQTLQALQSTSSAAPAVGDGSGGDSRRGEGVQSEDGTRPGAGIGISRGGGLVKKEIKIEGGYECGDCGRHFNYLGNLRQHQRIHTGEKPFMCPECGERFRHAARLKSHRLVHSGAQSPFPCPQCGKGFSVLSGLKRHQRVHTGESPYACPQCGRRFKELGNLYTHQRIHSGATPYCCQQCGRSFRHLGTYKSHRCTPAQ, from the exons ATGGAGCCTCCCGGGTCAGTAAGCCGGGCCGACGGCGATTTCCTGGAGCTGGAGCCCGACGAGGAACTGCTCTGCTCGGTCAGCGACATCACCGAGCACCTCGGCAGAAACATCACCGTGGTACTGGAGACAGCGCTGTCTGAGATCCGCAAAATGGTTAGCATAAGGATACGAGTACTGAAAATGGAGCTACGCGAGAAAACCGAAGAGATAGAAGTGTTAAAGGCGAGACTGGACACAGTCCAGAGGGATGGCAGAGACTCTTTCCCCGGCGTTACGACCACGGAACCATCGACAGAGGCGGGCTACAAGAAACCTGACTTCAGCTCCGGTACCAAGCACAACAACGCCGACCCCAGGAGAGCCAAAGCTGTCATGCCCGGTGTGAAGAAGGAGAACATAGATGCTATTTGTGACTATCTGATGAAAGACAAGAACTCGAGAGGTTGTGCTGAAATGGACGAAGACCAGAGCAGTCAAGCCAGCAGTGAGAGGGAGGCTCGCCAAGAACAGGACCCTCACTCTCTCAACCTGTGGCCTGACAGCGGGATGGCTGGCTCCGGGTCTGGGCACGGAGACTCCGAGTCCACCACAGATGACATCTTCTCTATGCTCCCGTCTGGCAGCAAACGGATGTACGACTACGAATGGATAGCACCGATCGAGTATTCCTCAGACCTGaaag tcatGAAGGAGCCCGAGTGTGAGAACACCCTGACCGGTGAGACGGATAATGATGACGAAGACGAGCTTTCGAGGAGGGAGGTGGGCGGGCTTGACCAGGCCCACGTCGCGCTCTCGCACGTGCAGCCCCCTGACTTCTCCATGGAGCCCCAGAGTTCttcaggggagggagggagtccCCTGGAGGGCAACACGGACAGGCCCGAGGCAG GTCAGCAGTTCCCTAGTCACACCTAcatctgctctctgtgtggAACTTTCTGTCCTGACTCTGTGTTCCTGGAGGAACATATTAAACTGATACACTCAGACTCTGCCGGTGCCCAGACTCTCCAGGCCCTGCAGTCCACCTCCTCCGCTGCACCCGCCGTCGGGGACGGCAGCGGCGGCGACTCCAGGAGGGGTGAAGGAGTGCAGAGCGAGGACGGCACGAGACCAGGGGCTGGCATTGGCATCAGTCGGGGAGGGGGCCTTGTGAAAAAGGAGATTAAAATTGAAGGGGGGTACGAGTGTGGGGACTGTGGCCGCCATTTTAACTACCTCGGCAACCTGCGGCAGCACCAGCGTATTCATACCGGGGAGAAGCCCTTCATGTGTCCAGAGTGCGGGGAGAGGTTCCGCCATGCAGCCCGGTTAAAGAGCCACAGGCTGGTGCACAGCGGAGCGCAGAGCCCCTTCCCCTGCCCCCAGTGCGGAAAAGGGTTCTCAGTGCTCTCTGGACTCAAGAGACACCAACGGGTGCACACTGGCGAGAGCCCGTACGCCTGTCCTCAGTGTGGCCGGCGCTTTAAGGAGCTCGGGAACCTGTACACCCACCAGAGGATCCACAGCGGGGCCACGCCTTACTGCTGCCAGCAGTGTGGACGCAGCTTCCGCCACCTGGGAACCTACAAGAGCCACCGCTGTACCCCGGCACAGTAA